A window of the Anticarsia gemmatalis isolate Benzon Research Colony breed Stoneville strain chromosome W, ilAntGemm2 primary, whole genome shotgun sequence genome harbors these coding sequences:
- the LOC142985925 gene encoding uncharacterized protein LOC142985925 produces the protein MTPNLRRKQLPSFLTLQELRKAKLTIIKYTQRKEFAEDIEDEAHLLTFHGGPRLTLATIRRQYCIPGGIKTTKAQLRNCFTCRKHDARKQFQLMGDLPAARTNPAPPFYHTGVDYTGFVEVKANKGRGVRTTKGYVAVFVCMVTKAVHLELVSDLTSAAFLAALNRMVARRGTPRHMYSDQGTNFIGANRILQEEYEEIQQVFGDKLLSEVAEMRIEWHFNAPFWPSAGGLWERAVRSLKLHLKRVVGEQHLTFEEYSTILTRLEACFNSRPLCSLTENIEDFEYYLQLIS, from the coding sequence ATGACACCGAATCTGCGCCGTAAACAGTTGCCGTCTTTCCTTACTTTGCAAGAATTGCGTAAAGCAAAATtgacaattataaaatatacgcaAAGAAAGGAATTTGCTGAGGACATTGAAGACGAAGCTCATTTATTAACATTCCATGGTGGGCCTAGATTGACTTTAGCGACCATCAGACGACAGTATTGTATACCAGGTGGAATCAAAACTACCAAAGCACAGTTGCGGAATTGCTTTACATGCCGGAAACACGACGCaagaaaacaatttcaattaatGGGAGATCTGCCCGCAGCTAGGACTAATCCGGCCCCTCCATTTTACCACACGGGGGTAGACTACACTGGGTTCGTAGAAGTCAAAGCAAATAAAGGCAGAGGCGTCCGGACAACAAAAGGATACGTGGCAGTGTTCGTGTGCATGGTCACGAAGGCCGTTCATCTCGAGCTGGTGTCGGACCTTACCAGTGCAGCATTCTTAGCTGCTTTGAACAGAATGGTAGCCAGAAGAGGCACACCGCGACACATGTACAGTGACCAAGGTACCAACTTTATTGGAGCCAATCGGATACTGCAGGAAGAGTATGAAGAGATACAACAGGTTTTCGGGGATAAGCTGCTTTCCGAGGTTGCCGAGATGAGGATAGAATGGCACTTTAATGCTCCATTCTGGCCTAGCGCTGGTGGGCTGTGGGAAAGGGCAGTGCGCAGTTTGAAACTTCACCTAAAGAGAGTAGTCGGCGAACAGCATTTAACATTTGAGGAGTACTCAACAATACTAACAAGACTAGAAGCTTGCTTTAACTCGCGACCATTGTGCTCATTAACCGAAAACATTGAAGATTTTGAGTATTATCTCCAGCTCATTTCTTAA